One stretch of Lysobacter sp. TY2-98 DNA includes these proteins:
- the miaB gene encoding tRNA (N6-isopentenyl adenosine(37)-C2)-methylthiotransferase MiaB, whose translation MTDLALPVADPTTSPAATPRGKLFIETHGCQMNEYDSAKMADVLAVAEGLEITHDPAEADVILVNTCSIREKAQEKVFSQLGRWRSLKQGGKPVLIGVGGCVASQEGEAIVKRAPFVDLVFGPQTLHRLPELIEARRESGKPQVDISFPEIEKFDRLPEPRADGPSAFVSIMEGCSKYCSFCVVPYTRGEEVSRPFEDVLVEVAQLAAQGVREINLLGQNVNAYRGPMGEGEIADLGLLIRTIAQIDGVDRIRFTTSHPLEFSDSLVEAYRDVPQLANYLHLPVQSGSDRILAAMKRGYTALEFKQKIRKLRAVRPDISISSDFIVGFPGETDADFEKTMKLIEDVGFDQSFSFIYSRRPGTPASNLEDDVSSETKHARLSRLQATINANAARISQSMVGSVQRILVEGPSRKDPNELTGKTENMRSVNFAAPKRLVGQFVDVVITEALSNSLRGRVVTQDEAVPA comes from the coding sequence ATGACCGATCTCGCGCTCCCCGTCGCCGACCCGACGACGTCCCCTGCCGCCACCCCACGCGGCAAGCTCTTCATCGAAACCCACGGTTGCCAGATGAACGAGTACGACTCGGCGAAGATGGCCGACGTTCTCGCCGTCGCCGAGGGTCTGGAAATCACCCATGACCCGGCCGAAGCCGACGTCATCCTGGTCAACACCTGCTCGATCCGCGAGAAGGCCCAGGAAAAGGTCTTCAGCCAGCTCGGCCGCTGGCGCTCGCTCAAGCAGGGCGGCAAGCCGGTCCTGATCGGCGTCGGTGGCTGCGTGGCGAGCCAGGAGGGCGAGGCGATCGTGAAGCGCGCCCCATTCGTCGATCTGGTGTTCGGCCCCCAGACGCTGCACCGCCTGCCGGAGCTGATCGAGGCCCGCCGCGAGTCGGGCAAGCCGCAGGTCGACATTTCCTTTCCGGAGATCGAGAAGTTCGACCGCCTGCCCGAGCCGCGCGCGGACGGGCCGAGCGCGTTCGTCTCGATCATGGAAGGCTGCTCGAAGTACTGCTCGTTCTGCGTAGTGCCCTACACGCGCGGCGAGGAAGTCAGCCGTCCGTTCGAGGATGTGCTGGTCGAAGTCGCGCAGCTGGCCGCACAGGGCGTTCGCGAGATCAACCTGCTGGGCCAGAACGTCAACGCGTATCGCGGACCGATGGGTGAAGGCGAGATCGCCGACCTCGGCCTCCTGATCCGCACGATCGCCCAGATCGACGGCGTCGACCGCATCCGTTTCACCACGTCCCACCCTCTCGAGTTCTCCGACTCGCTGGTCGAGGCCTATCGCGACGTGCCGCAGCTCGCGAACTACCTGCACCTGCCTGTGCAGTCGGGTTCCGACCGCATCCTCGCCGCGATGAAGCGTGGCTACACCGCGCTCGAATTCAAGCAGAAGATCCGCAAGCTGCGTGCGGTGCGGCCCGACATCTCGATCTCGTCGGACTTCATCGTCGGCTTTCCCGGGGAGACCGATGCGGATTTCGAGAAGACGATGAAGCTGATCGAGGACGTCGGCTTCGACCAGTCGTTCTCCTTCATCTACTCGCGTCGTCCGGGCACACCGGCATCGAATCTCGAGGACGATGTATCGAGTGAGACCAAGCATGCGCGCCTGTCGCGTTTGCAGGCGACGATCAACGCGAACGCGGCGCGCATCTCGCAGTCGATGGTCGGCAGCGTGCAGCGCATCCTCGTCGAAGGGCCGTCGCGCAAGGATCCGAACGAATTGACGGGCAAGACCGAGAACATGCGTTCGGTGAACTTTGCGGCGCCGAAGCGCCTGGTCGGTCAGTTCGTCGACGTCGTGATCACCGAGGCGCTGTCGAATTCGCTTCGCGGCCGCGTGGTGACGCAGGACGAGGCGGTTCCGGCGTAA
- a CDS encoding lytic transglycosylase domain-containing protein, whose protein sequence is MKTPVALLLVAGLFGAAAPAMAGTVYRCDVGGVRSYSSKRLSGANCEVVSRYTAKKAPRYVAPKMPAQGAVTPVNLVAGSPATGSLPAVSTAAVEIAPAASAPVSSAPPTRLVQGQIYSYMQDGVRHYSSRRPVGVASAGAVRTIKYSFMETCYACGAQPGVNFSTIRLKTDAYRNEIAAAAAQYGVEESVVRAIIHAESAYNPNALSRVGAQGLMQLMPATARRFGVGNAFDPAQNIRGGVQYLAFLLKRFNGDIRLMAAGYNAGEGAVDKYGGVPPYSETQRYVQRVALLADRYRSSPVLR, encoded by the coding sequence ATGAAGACGCCCGTCGCACTTCTGCTGGTTGCCGGTCTGTTCGGCGCCGCAGCTCCGGCCATGGCCGGCACCGTGTACCGCTGTGATGTCGGCGGGGTCCGCAGCTACTCCAGCAAGCGGCTGTCCGGCGCGAACTGCGAGGTCGTGAGCCGGTATACGGCGAAGAAGGCGCCGCGTTACGTCGCGCCGAAGATGCCGGCGCAGGGCGCGGTGACGCCGGTCAATCTCGTTGCCGGTTCACCGGCCACGGGATCGCTCCCCGCCGTGTCGACCGCTGCCGTCGAGATCGCTCCGGCGGCCAGCGCACCGGTATCGTCCGCGCCGCCGACCCGCCTCGTGCAGGGCCAGATCTATTCGTACATGCAGGACGGCGTGCGGCACTACTCGAGCCGCCGCCCGGTCGGCGTGGCGAGCGCCGGTGCGGTGCGCACGATCAAGTACAGCTTCATGGAGACCTGCTACGCCTGCGGCGCGCAGCCGGGCGTCAATTTCTCCACGATCCGCTTGAAGACGGACGCCTACCGCAACGAGATCGCCGCGGCCGCCGCGCAGTACGGCGTCGAGGAGTCGGTGGTCCGCGCGATCATCCATGCGGAGTCGGCCTACAACCCGAACGCGCTGTCGCGCGTCGGCGCGCAGGGTCTGATGCAGCTGATGCCGGCCACTGCGCGCCGTTTCGGAGTCGGCAACGCGTTCGACCCGGCACAGAACATCCGCGGCGGCGTGCAGTACCTGGCGTTCCTGCTGAAGCGCTTCAACGGCGACATCCGCCTGATGGCCGCGGGCTACAACGCGGGCGAGGGCGCGGTCGACAAGTACGGCGGCGTGCCGCCCTACAGCGAGACCCAGCGTTACGTGCAACGCGTGGCGCTGCTTGCGGACCGTTACCGGAGTTCGCCGGTCCTGCGCTGA
- the petA gene encoding ubiquinol-cytochrome c reductase iron-sulfur subunit, giving the protein MANEGVNEPTHEPVNLGRRRFLTATTAVVGAVGAGFAAVPFIKSWNPSARAKLAGAPVTADISGLPMGQRMIIEWRGQPIWIVRRSQDILKALPTLDNRLRDPKSEDVDQQPKYVLKGDVHYRSIKPEISVLVGLCTHLGCSPEMKAEIRPEPFDPEWKGGYFCPCHKSRFDMSGRVFQGVPAPKNLAVPPHYFENDNSIVIGVDPKGAA; this is encoded by the coding sequence ATGGCCAACGAAGGGGTCAACGAGCCCACCCACGAGCCGGTCAACCTCGGCCGCCGTCGGTTCCTTACCGCGACGACCGCAGTCGTCGGCGCGGTCGGTGCCGGCTTCGCCGCGGTGCCGTTCATCAAGTCGTGGAACCCGAGCGCGCGCGCGAAGCTCGCCGGTGCGCCGGTTACGGCGGACATCAGCGGCCTGCCGATGGGCCAGCGCATGATCATCGAGTGGCGCGGCCAGCCGATCTGGATCGTCCGTCGCTCGCAGGACATCCTCAAGGCGCTGCCGACGCTCGACAACCGCCTGCGCGATCCGAAGTCGGAAGACGTCGACCAGCAGCCGAAGTACGTGCTGAAGGGTGACGTCCACTACCGCTCGATCAAGCCGGAGATTTCCGTGCTCGTCGGCCTGTGCACCCACCTGGGCTGCTCGCCGGAAATGAAGGCGGAAATCCGCCCCGAGCCGTTCGACCCGGAATGGAAGGGCGGCTACTTCTGCCCCTGCCACAAGTCGCGTTTCGACATGTCCGGCCGCGTGTTCCAGGGCGTTCCCGCGCCGAAGAACCTCGCCGTGCCGCCGCACTACTTCGAGAACGACAACAGCATCGTGATCGGCGTCGATCCGAAGGGAGCCGCCTGA
- a CDS encoding cytochrome b N-terminal domain-containing protein: MATNNDTKQAPNDPATGLIAGVVNWFHDRAPGAGEAYKKHMTEYFAPKNFNVWYYFGSLALLVLVNQIVTGIFLTMHFKTDAAQAFASVEYIMRDVEWGWLIRYMHSTGASLFFIVVYLHMWRGLMYGSYKKPRELVWILGMVIYLVLMAEAFMGYVLPWGQMSFWGAKVIISLFGAIPVIGNGLTEWIMGDYLPSDATLNRFFALHVIALPLVLLLLVVLHLGALHEVGSNNPDGVDVKYGPKGNRWSATAPKDTIPFHPYYTVKDMVGVGFFLMLAAFIIFFEPTVGGLFLEHDNFTEANRLVTPSHIKPTWYFTPYYAMLRVVPNKLLGVMTMFGAIMLLFFVPWLDKAKVKSMRYRGALAKTMFLLLAFAFLWLGKIGSGPGTDVNETYIGRVLTFFYFMFFITMPIWTRIDKTKPVPERVTMHD, encoded by the coding sequence ATGGCCACCAATAACGATACGAAGCAGGCGCCGAACGATCCGGCGACCGGCCTGATCGCCGGCGTCGTGAACTGGTTCCACGACCGTGCCCCCGGCGCGGGCGAGGCGTACAAGAAGCACATGACGGAGTACTTCGCTCCGAAGAACTTCAACGTCTGGTACTACTTCGGTTCGCTCGCGCTGCTGGTGCTGGTCAACCAGATCGTCACCGGCATCTTCCTGACGATGCACTTCAAGACCGACGCCGCGCAGGCGTTCGCGTCGGTGGAGTACATCATGCGCGACGTCGAGTGGGGCTGGCTGATCCGGTACATGCACAGCACCGGCGCCTCGCTCTTCTTCATCGTCGTCTACCTGCACATGTGGCGCGGCCTGATGTACGGCTCGTACAAGAAGCCGCGTGAGCTCGTGTGGATCCTCGGCATGGTGATCTACCTCGTGCTGATGGCCGAGGCGTTCATGGGCTACGTGCTGCCGTGGGGCCAGATGTCGTTCTGGGGCGCGAAGGTCATCATTTCGCTGTTCGGCGCGATCCCGGTCATCGGCAACGGCCTGACCGAATGGATCATGGGCGACTACCTGCCGTCCGACGCCACGCTCAACCGCTTCTTCGCGCTGCACGTCATCGCGCTGCCGCTGGTGCTTCTGCTGCTCGTCGTGCTGCACCTCGGTGCGCTGCACGAAGTGGGCTCGAACAATCCGGACGGCGTCGACGTCAAGTACGGCCCGAAGGGCAATCGCTGGTCGGCCACCGCGCCGAAGGACACGATCCCGTTCCACCCGTACTACACGGTCAAGGACATGGTCGGCGTCGGCTTCTTCCTGATGCTGGCGGCCTTCATCATCTTCTTCGAGCCCACCGTCGGTGGTCTGTTCCTCGAGCACGACAACTTCACCGAGGCCAACCGCCTGGTGACGCCGTCGCACATCAAGCCGACGTGGTACTTCACGCCGTACTACGCGATGCTCCGCGTGGTGCCGAACAAGCTGCTCGGCGTCATGACGATGTTCGGCGCGATCATGCTGCTGTTCTTCGTGCCGTGGCTGGACAAGGCCAAGGTCAAGTCGATGCGCTACCGCGGTGCGCTCGCCAAGACCATGTTCCTCCTCCTGGCGTTCGCCTTCCTGTGGCTCGGCAAGATCGGTTCGGGCCCCGGCACGGACGTCAACGAGACCTACATCGGTCGCGTGCTGACGTTCTTCTACTTCATGTTCTTCATCACGATGCCGATCTGGACCCGCATCGACAAGACGAAGCCGGTGCCCGAGCGGGTGACGATGCATGACTAA
- a CDS encoding glutathione S-transferase N-terminal domain-containing protein, with the protein MAASPRMRNTLTLFSSTDCVLCHRVRLVLAAKGVTYDLIPVDPQNPPEDLVDLNPYQSVPTLVERDLVLYAASVVSEYLDERYPHPPLMPVDPLSRARLRLAMLRLEHDWVPQVQAIQLGNKAQQEAGRKRLKELLTAAVPLFKASKFFLNPEMSLADCAMAPIIWRLPALGVPLPKDGKVIEDYGNRIFRNPGFTRSLTEQERKLRDLPM; encoded by the coding sequence ATGGCGGCGAGTCCACGCATGCGTAATACCCTGACCCTGTTTTCTTCCACCGATTGCGTCCTGTGTCATCGCGTGCGCCTTGTGCTCGCGGCCAAGGGCGTGACGTACGACCTCATTCCGGTCGACCCGCAGAATCCGCCGGAAGATCTGGTGGATCTCAATCCGTACCAGTCGGTGCCGACCCTGGTCGAGCGAGATCTGGTGCTGTACGCGGCGAGCGTCGTCAGCGAATACCTCGACGAGCGTTACCCGCATCCGCCGCTGATGCCGGTCGACCCGCTGTCGCGCGCACGCCTGCGCCTGGCGATGCTGCGCCTCGAGCACGACTGGGTGCCGCAGGTGCAGGCGATCCAACTGGGCAACAAGGCGCAGCAGGAAGCCGGTCGCAAGCGCCTCAAGGAACTGCTGACCGCAGCGGTGCCGTTGTTCAAGGCCAGCAAGTTCTTCCTCAATCCCGAGATGAGCCTCGCCGACTGCGCGATGGCACCCATCATCTGGCGCTTGCCGGCGCTCGGCGTGCCGCTGCCCAAGGACGGCAAGGTGATCGAGGACTATGGCAACCGCATCTTCCGGAATCCGGGTTTCACACGCAGCCTGACCGAGCAGGAGCGCAAGTTGCGCGACCTGCCGATGTAA
- a CDS encoding ClpXP protease specificity-enhancing factor: MSDEFEMTSHRPYLLRALYEWIADNGLTPHLLVDATRPGVQVPKHAINDGRIVLNVAQRAVAGLEMTNEIIRFSARFGGVSHAVSVPVGAVLAIYARENGQGMALPPDSEEAGATAALPAGALGENGPTLELVSDTGDETPDDTGDDGDHEPPTPPRRGHLRVVK; the protein is encoded by the coding sequence ATGAGTGACGAATTCGAGATGACCAGCCACCGTCCGTACCTGCTGCGGGCGCTGTATGAGTGGATCGCCGACAACGGCCTGACCCCGCATCTGCTGGTCGACGCGACGCGTCCCGGTGTGCAGGTGCCCAAGCACGCGATCAACGACGGCCGCATCGTGCTCAACGTTGCCCAGCGCGCTGTCGCGGGCCTGGAAATGACGAACGAGATCATTCGCTTCAGCGCGCGCTTCGGCGGCGTCAGTCATGCCGTTTCCGTGCCGGTGGGCGCGGTGCTCGCCATCTATGCACGCGAGAACGGGCAGGGCATGGCGCTTCCGCCGGATTCCGAGGAAGCCGGCGCCACCGCGGCGTTGCCGGCGGGCGCGCTTGGTGAAAACGGGCCGACACTCGAGCTCGTTTCCGATACGGGTGACGAAACACCGGACGACACGGGTGATGACGGCGACCACGAGCCGCCGACGCCTCCGCGTCGGGGCCACCTGCGCGTCGTCAAGTAA
- a CDS encoding DUF3301 domain-containing protein, translated as MPTLIVMMVFTAVAVAFWNAGRAAAERARDLGRDACRAARVQWLDDSVHVIGLRPRRLESGKLGWERTFRFDYSLNGADRHQGRLVLRGDRLVSFVGPPTPEPVPFPPRVPLD; from the coding sequence ATGCCAACACTGATCGTGATGATGGTCTTCACGGCCGTTGCGGTGGCGTTCTGGAACGCCGGACGCGCTGCGGCCGAACGTGCACGCGACCTGGGTCGCGACGCCTGCCGCGCCGCGCGCGTGCAATGGCTCGACGATTCCGTCCACGTCATCGGCCTGCGACCGCGCCGCCTTGAGAGTGGGAAGCTCGGATGGGAACGCACGTTCCGGTTCGACTACTCGCTCAACGGCGCCGATCGCCACCAGGGGCGCCTCGTGCTGCGCGGCGATCGCCTGGTCAGCTTCGTCGGGCCGCCGACGCCGGAACCTGTGCCATTTCCGCCGCGCGTGCCCCTCGACTGA
- a CDS encoding FHA domain-containing protein: MKLVFPGGEHPQVILQPGVNSVGSAPDANIVLDRPGVQPKHCQLHVTANGVMLDVPTDASVAVNGSPVRGLIALRDGDRVAFDRFEARLTGMENVAAARPGANAPPANDDLFATTVRAALPRFVLRGMSGHLFGRSFALAATNTVGRAPESTLRFDENGISRAHARLVATDTSVQIEDLGSTNGTFLNGKRILSGEARIGDEIGFDTLRFRVLSTVPSENESHEAVESSRMDPRLLWGVAIGMALLAAAIVVAL, from the coding sequence ATGAAACTCGTATTCCCGGGTGGCGAACACCCGCAGGTCATCCTGCAACCGGGCGTCAACAGCGTCGGGTCCGCACCGGACGCCAACATCGTGCTGGACCGGCCCGGCGTACAGCCGAAGCATTGCCAGCTGCACGTCACCGCGAATGGCGTAATGCTTGACGTGCCGACCGACGCATCGGTCGCGGTGAACGGTTCGCCGGTGCGTGGCCTGATCGCACTGCGCGACGGCGACCGCGTTGCGTTCGATCGTTTCGAAGCGCGCCTGACGGGCATGGAGAACGTCGCGGCCGCGCGTCCCGGCGCAAACGCGCCGCCCGCCAACGACGACCTCTTCGCGACGACGGTTCGCGCCGCGCTGCCGAGGTTCGTGCTGCGCGGCATGTCGGGTCATCTGTTCGGCCGCAGCTTCGCACTTGCCGCGACCAATACCGTCGGCCGTGCGCCGGAGTCGACGCTCCGCTTCGACGAAAACGGCATCTCGCGCGCGCATGCGCGCCTCGTCGCGACCGACACCAGCGTCCAGATCGAGGATCTGGGCTCGACCAACGGCACCTTCCTCAACGGCAAGCGCATTCTCAGCGGTGAGGCCAGGATCGGCGACGAGATCGGCTTCGACACGCTGCGCTTCCGCGTGCTGTCGACGGTGCCGTCCGAGAATGAATCACACGAGGCGGTCGAGTCCTCGCGCATGGATCCGCGCCTGCTGTGGGGCGTCGCGATCGGCATGGCGTTGCTCGCCGCGGCGATCGTCGTCGCGCTCTAA
- the nadC gene encoding carboxylating nicotinate-nucleotide diphosphorylase: MSLPFDPPLAAVEADVRRALEEDIGTGDATAALLPDIDDTAYLLCKEVAVVCGRPWFDACHRALNPDVAIAWHVAEGDRVRAGTLLATLQGRARALVTAERASLNFMQTLSATATVTADHVAAVAGTRAKILDTRKTIPGLRQAQKYAVRVGGGSNHRMGLFDAVMLKENHIRAAGSIAGAVRNARERSPSLPVIVEVETLDQLREALETGCERILIDDFDADTRREAARIANGRIPLEVSGGVDLASLRAIAEDGVDCISIGGLTKHVRAIDLSLKLGRKPG; this comes from the coding sequence ATGAGCCTTCCGTTCGACCCGCCGCTCGCCGCGGTGGAGGCCGACGTCCGTCGCGCGCTCGAGGAAGACATTGGTACGGGCGACGCCACCGCGGCCCTTCTGCCCGACATCGACGACACCGCCTACCTGCTGTGCAAGGAAGTCGCCGTCGTCTGTGGCCGGCCGTGGTTCGACGCCTGCCATCGCGCCCTCAATCCGGACGTCGCGATCGCCTGGCATGTCGCCGAGGGGGACCGCGTGCGTGCCGGCACGCTCCTGGCGACATTGCAAGGCCGCGCGCGCGCGCTTGTCACCGCCGAGCGCGCATCGCTGAACTTTATGCAGACGCTGTCGGCGACCGCGACGGTCACGGCCGACCACGTCGCGGCGGTCGCCGGCACACGGGCGAAGATCCTCGACACCCGCAAGACGATTCCGGGCCTGCGCCAGGCGCAGAAATACGCGGTGCGGGTCGGTGGCGGCAGCAATCACCGCATGGGCCTATTCGATGCGGTGATGCTCAAGGAAAACCACATCCGCGCCGCCGGTTCGATCGCGGGCGCGGTGCGCAACGCGCGCGAACGCTCGCCTTCGCTGCCGGTGATCGTCGAAGTCGAAACGCTCGATCAGCTGCGCGAAGCGCTCGAGACCGGCTGCGAACGCATCCTCATCGATGATTTCGATGCGGACACGCGCCGCGAAGCCGCGCGCATCGCGAACGGGCGGATTCCGTTGGAAGTGTCGGGCGGCGTGGATCTCGCGAGCCTGCGCGCGATCGCCGAGGACGGCGTGGACTGCATCTCGATCGGCGGACTGACCAAGCACGTCCGCGCGATCGACCTATCGCTCAAGCTCGGTCGCAAGCCGGGCTGA
- a CDS encoding Trm112 family protein yields MDRKLLDLLACPTTRQPLRPADARVLHDLNAAIAGGAVKRGDGSPQSAAVDAALVTADGRLAYRIDDGIPVLLAEEALDLTTCGITAA; encoded by the coding sequence ATGGACCGCAAGCTGCTCGACCTGCTGGCCTGCCCGACCACCCGACAGCCGCTGCGTCCGGCCGACGCCCGCGTGCTGCACGATCTCAACGCGGCCATCGCCGGCGGCGCCGTCAAGCGCGGCGACGGCAGCCCGCAGTCGGCCGCGGTCGACGCCGCGCTGGTGACCGCCGACGGTCGCCTCGCCTACCGCATCGACGACGGCATCCCGGTCCTGCTGGCCGAAGAAGCGCTGGACCTGACGACCTGCGGCATCACCGCGGCATGA
- the purE gene encoding 5-(carboxyamino)imidazole ribonucleotide mutase produces the protein MAAVQSPAAVVGIVMGSRSDWETMQHAAAKLEELGVPHEVRVVSAHRTPDVLFDYAATARDRGLRAIIAGAGGAAHLPGMLASKTPVPVLGVPVQSKALNGMDSLLSIVQMPAGVPVATFAIGNAGASNAALFAASMLAAEMPEIGARLDAFRAKQTADVMQNDDPRR, from the coding sequence ATGGCTGCCGTGCAATCGCCCGCCGCCGTGGTCGGCATCGTGATGGGGTCGCGCTCGGACTGGGAGACCATGCAGCACGCGGCTGCGAAGCTCGAGGAGCTGGGCGTGCCACACGAGGTGCGCGTGGTATCCGCGCATCGCACGCCGGACGTTTTGTTCGATTACGCCGCGACGGCGCGCGATCGCGGCCTGCGCGCGATCATCGCCGGCGCCGGCGGTGCGGCGCACCTGCCGGGCATGCTCGCGTCCAAGACGCCGGTGCCCGTACTTGGCGTGCCGGTGCAGTCGAAGGCGCTCAACGGCATGGATTCGCTGCTGTCGATCGTGCAGATGCCGGCCGGCGTTCCGGTGGCAACGTTCGCGATCGGCAATGCGGGTGCCTCGAACGCGGCGCTGTTCGCTGCCTCGATGCTGGCCGCCGAGATGCCGGAGATCGGCGCGAGGCTCGACGCGTTCCGCGCGAAGCAGACCGCCGACGTCATGCAGAACGACGATCCGCGCCGATGA
- a CDS encoding 5-(carboxyamino)imidazole ribonucleotide synthase — protein MTTVGILGGGQLARMLALAGAPLGLRFLIMDNVADACAGQFAPMVVGDYRDDAALAEFASQVNVATFDFENVPAESAQWLTERVDVFPNPRALATAQDRLAEKTLFRDLGIPVPPFAAIDTLDDLRAAIATIGTPCILKTRRLGYDGKGQFRLRSADDIDAAWAALGAQAPKVGLILEGFVHFERELSVVAVRGRDGEFRAWPLTENWHVDGVLSASLAPATADDATHALAFGHAKRLAEALDYVGVFALELFSQGGVLLANELAPRVHNSGHWTIEGSETSQFQNHLRAVLGLPLGDTRMVGHACMLNWIGEMPDATPVLQESGGHWHDYGKESRAGRKVGHATLRADDAESLASALKRVGERLGRDAQVAPVIERLASR, from the coding sequence ATGACGACCGTCGGCATCCTCGGCGGTGGCCAGCTCGCGCGCATGCTCGCGTTGGCCGGTGCACCGCTTGGCCTGCGTTTCCTCATCATGGACAACGTCGCCGACGCCTGCGCGGGTCAGTTCGCGCCGATGGTGGTGGGCGACTATCGCGACGACGCTGCCCTTGCCGAATTCGCGTCGCAGGTGAATGTCGCGACGTTCGATTTCGAGAATGTGCCGGCCGAATCCGCGCAGTGGCTGACCGAACGCGTCGACGTCTTTCCTAACCCGCGCGCACTGGCGACCGCGCAGGATCGACTGGCCGAGAAGACGCTGTTCCGGGACCTGGGTATTCCGGTGCCGCCGTTCGCCGCCATCGACACGCTCGACGATCTGCGCGCCGCGATCGCGACGATCGGTACGCCGTGCATCCTCAAGACCCGCCGGCTCGGCTACGACGGCAAGGGCCAGTTCCGCCTGCGTAGCGCTGACGACATCGATGCGGCTTGGGCCGCGCTCGGCGCGCAGGCACCGAAGGTCGGGCTGATCCTCGAAGGTTTCGTGCACTTCGAGCGCGAACTGTCCGTCGTCGCGGTGCGCGGCCGTGACGGCGAGTTCCGCGCGTGGCCGCTGACCGAGAACTGGCACGTCGACGGCGTGCTGTCGGCGAGTCTCGCGCCCGCAACCGCCGACGACGCGACGCATGCGCTCGCATTCGGCCACGCGAAGCGGCTCGCCGAAGCGCTCGACTACGTAGGCGTGTTCGCGCTCGAGCTGTTTTCGCAGGGCGGCGTACTGCTCGCCAATGAGCTCGCCCCGCGTGTGCACAACTCGGGGCACTGGACCATCGAAGGCAGCGAGACGTCGCAGTTCCAGAACCATCTGCGCGCCGTGCTGGGTCTGCCGCTCGGCGACACGCGCATGGTCGGCCACGCCTGCATGCTCAACTGGATCGGCGAGATGCCGGATGCGACGCCGGTGCTCCAGGAGTCGGGCGGGCATTGGCACGATTACGGCAAGGAATCGCGCGCGGGTCGCAAGGTCGGGCACGCGACGCTGCGCGCTGACGATGCGGAATCGCTCGCGTCGGCTCTGAAGCGCGTGGGCGAGCGATTGGGGCGCGACGCACAGGTCGCGCCGGTGATCGAGCGGCTTGCGAGCCGCTGA
- a CDS encoding Fe-Mn family superoxide dismutase, which produces MAIELPPLPYDRAALEPHMSAETLDYHYGKHHKAYVDNANKMIEGTEFADMPLVDIIRKAQGGLFNNVAQVWNHTFFWNCMKPNGGGEPTGKLADAINLAFGDFATFKEEFAKTCVTTFGSGWGWLVQRPDGSLALVSTSNANTPITGEDTPLLTCDVWEHAYYIDYRNLRPKFVEAFWNLVNWDFVASNMK; this is translated from the coding sequence ATGGCCATCGAACTGCCTCCCCTGCCCTACGACCGCGCCGCGCTCGAGCCACACATGTCGGCGGAGACGCTGGACTACCACTACGGCAAGCATCACAAGGCGTACGTCGACAACGCCAACAAGATGATCGAGGGCACCGAGTTCGCCGATATGCCGCTCGTGGACATCATCCGCAAGGCGCAGGGCGGCCTGTTCAACAACGTCGCGCAGGTGTGGAACCACACCTTCTTCTGGAACTGCATGAAGCCCAACGGCGGCGGCGAGCCGACCGGCAAGCTGGCCGACGCGATCAACCTGGCGTTCGGCGACTTCGCCACGTTCAAGGAAGAGTTCGCGAAGACCTGCGTCACCACGTTCGGTTCGGGCTGGGGCTGGCTGGTGCAGCGTCCGGATGGTTCGCTTGCACTTGTGAGCACCTCGAACGCGAACACGCCGATCACCGGCGAAGACACGCCGCTGCTGACCTGCGACGTGTGGGAACACGCGTACTACATCGACTACCGCAACCTGCGTCCGAAGTTCGTCGAGGCGTTCTGGAACCTCGTCAACTGGGACTTCGTGGCGTCGAACATGAAGTGA
- the grxD gene encoding Grx4 family monothiol glutaredoxin — translation MTIMERIEAEIDRHPVVLFMKGTPQFPMCGFSSRTVQALRQAGATELHTINVLEDPEVRANLPRLSNWPTFPQLFIHGELIGGCDITLELLESGELARIVSETQAS, via the coding sequence ATGACCATCATGGAGCGCATCGAGGCGGAGATCGACCGCCATCCCGTCGTCCTCTTCATGAAGGGCACGCCGCAATTCCCGATGTGCGGTTTTTCCAGCCGCACGGTGCAGGCGCTGCGTCAGGCGGGCGCGACCGAGCTGCACACGATCAACGTCCTCGAAGACCCGGAGGTGCGCGCCAACCTGCCGCGCCTGTCGAACTGGCCGACATTCCCGCAGCTCTTCATCCACGGTGAGCTGATCGGCGGCTGCGACATCACGCTCGAGCTGCTGGAGTCGGGCGAACTGGCGCGTATCGTCAGCGAGACGCAGGCTTCGTGA